TGTACATAATAACACCAGTTCACCTGGAAATATGATGGCACTGTAGTGCAAACCACAACATTTTCTCTGACCTGACACACCTGTAGTGAACTTTAATGGCTGATTAAAAATGAGCCATGATACAAAAAAATCATGGCAGAAAAAGCCTCTGAATACCCAACGGCATTGATTATTTACATGGGAACTCGTGCTATTAAGAAGGACCGAGCCTCTTAGAGTGCACACCGTGGCATCAGAGTGAAAGTGTCTTTACTCTTATTGTAAAAATTGACtaaaacatgcacacaaaatAACTTCAGTAGTAGACTTAAGGTTATGGATATGATTGATGACCAATTTGGATAAGTTTTCCTTCTAGTACATTTAATTTGATCTTATTTAATTTACATATTTTTTGTGTAGTTCTGCTCAACAAGGAAAGGAGCTCAGCAGTCAGCTGCAGTTTTGGCCAAAGATGCCCGTTTCATCATGAGTATTGAACACAAGCAAAGGtgcgtttctttcttttcacagTGCTGTGAAATATGCAACTTTAAACACTATAATTTGTAAGTTCATCTTAGCGCATTCTACCATTTGTTCTGCTGGACTTATGAGATCTGCTTCATTCTGCAGGTTGATGAAATACGCAAACTCTGTTCTGGATTCAAAACTAAGAGGTAATGCCACTAGgaaattttaaaatcttttttaaaaGACATTATCACGGTCATTTACCGTAATAGATGCTGTACCGTATGGCCAAAAGTATACGGGCACATACTTTTGATAGAATACTGTTTGGCtttagtgcttttttttttaaacatttggaATTTGCCCTTTGGTTTAAATAACGTTATGTCAATAAATATGTTACAAGAAACCTATAACTTTGGTCCGCAAAAAAATGCTGGTTTGAGTTTGGTTTTAAGAGCAAAAGTGGTCTGCACAGAGCGCTGACCTCAACTCCACCCCACACCTTAAGGATGAATTGGAACCGGAGGCTCTGCTTTTTTGCCACAGTGAACTGCTTGTGCTGTTGTGGCTTAATAATAGAAAAATAACATGCAGTCacattgtaaaatattttatgTGCCTAAAAAGTTGCCCGATGTACATTTATAGCATGAGACCTGCAGCCGTGTAAGTCCAGACCTAGTGAGACAGCACATATTACTTACTGTCACATGTATAATAAAACTTTGTGTTGTGCTTACCATTCAGATCTGGTGATGTTAGGAGTTGGTTACCACCATGCAGGGGTTGACTTGTCTGATAGGAAGCTGATAGAAGAGGCCTTCACCCTGGGAGACTTACCTGTACTCTGTGAGGCCAAATCCAGATTTAAACAGGGCTGTAAAATAATTTTATGTCCAACAAACTAAAGGGTCATTATCGACAATTATTAAACTTCCTATTGTGTGACATGTATTGAAAAGAGACTACTTAACTGAACTACAACTGAACTTGTGCTTTGTGGACTTTTCCTGTCCCAGTTACTACCAGGACTCTGGCCATGGGCGTAAACCTGCCAGCTCACCTGGTTGTGATCAAATCCACGATGCAGTATGTTGCAGGTTCCTGTGAGGAGTACAGCGAGGCTGACATGCTACAGATGATAGGCCGTGCTGGACGACCGCAGGTAAGAATGCTATTTTAACAGAAATTTCTTTGGAATATCTAAAACATATATGAACTTTTCAAACAATGATGGATGTTTGAACATAGTAGCTTCCTTGTGTCTTTCATTCTTCCCTCCTCTAGTTTGATACATCAGCCAATGCAGTGATCATGACTAAGTTTCAAACCAGAGACAAGTATATGAAACTTATGAATGGAATAGAAATCATTGAGAGCAGGTAGTGCAAccagtgtcttttttttattcccctTTGTCACTTTCAGTCTTAATGTCACTCTCTAACACATAAATTACACAAAGTAGAATTGCATGAATTCACAGTATAATGTGTCCCTAGCTTACATAAACACCTAGTGGAGCACCTGAATGCTGAGATTGTTCTCCAAACCATCAGTGATGTCAACATGGCTCTAGACTGGATACGATCCACTTTTCTCTACATCAGAGCCCTCAAGAACCCCATACACTATGGTGGGAGCCCCAAACCCAAATCAGATGCCAGAATTAGTGTCAGCATTTTGTATCAAAATGGCTgcctcttttgtcctttatttaATGTCTTCgcttttttttaggtttttctgTCAACTTGGACAGATGTGGTATTGAAGCGAAACTGCAAGGTAGGCAATAACTGTTCATCACTCCTTGATTAGCATGTTATTGTTCTTAGGATACTCTATTAATTCATTCAAACTGTACACAAACTTGCAAAGACAATTTTGCACACTGCTGAAATATTCCAGTATTGAAGTTTGATTTAGTTTATCCTGTCCCCTTTAGAACTCTGTCTGAAGAACCTCAATGCACTGTCCTCTATTGATTTGATCAGTATGGATGAGGACATCAACATCAAGCCAACAGGTAGAAGGTGGTTGCTATGAATAGTTATATctaaatatatacatttcatTGTGGGTTATTTCACTGTGTGAATGAAATCTTTTGGATATATAAAACTATGAAGTAGTTCATCTTCTTTGCTCCTGACAGAGGCTGGCAGGTTGATGGCAAGGTATTGTGTTGCCTTTGACACCATGAAGCAGTTCAACGAAGTAGCTGGCACTGAAACCCTGTCTGATCTGGTAAGCTGTATGTATCAATGTTTTTGAATACAAATGAAGGTACTGTGCTGTAAAACTCTATTCTTTAGTATTAGGCTGAAAATAAGTCCTGTGGCCAAATGAACACTGCATTAAGATTTCTGACTAAAACTGTCGGTATGCTCAAAGGCAGACATGCATACACAATCTATTCACCAGATTTATAAAGCCGTGTGTACGTATACTCCCTGAATTTGTCATTTGCAAATCAAGACATAGTTTGCACCACAACTAAACTAGACACAATACTAAAAGGAACAGTAAAGAGGTAGCACTGTTTTACCAAATTACCAAATATAAACTTGTCAATGAAGCAGAGGAAAAGGCAATTTGCTTTATTTGCTGATCTCAGTTCTGTTTTAatcacaaacagaacaaaaactgacaaattaaaaagtaacaAGTATTCAGCTCTGTAAGTTCAgagaagaaataagaaaaaaatatttttagatCAGCTTCCAAAACACACAACAGCTGATGgatcacatcagggtcatgaTGGAGGCCTGGAAACTCCTGTTTTATCTGCAACAGATGAACTGTACAGTCTGTACACTATACAGTTTTGCTTGGAGATGCTCGGCTGAGAGTCACAGATGAATCATGGTATGTTTGCTATTTACTTAAATAGTTCCGTGGAAGCCGATGAAACAGTCTTGAGCCAGAAATTAAGACTCCAAATATTTGTTTTCTCTTAAAGTTTTGTCAGAGGTCTTCTTTTTTTATAGCACCCACAAATAATTTGACTAAGAGTCTGTTGTGACAATGAGAAACAACATCAGAAGAGAAAACACTTTCTTACTGAGCGAGgactgttttgttttatggtAAATTGTGGGTTGTATTTCTGTTTCCACCTCGTGTTGTTTGATGCATGTtacacacaatttttttttactgacacTTCATTCATGAGAAGAGAAGGCCTTACAGATCGAGAAGTTTGAAGAATTTGAAAATTATTATGGATAAAAACAGCAACGTTGCTGGAATTAGAACAAGAGAGGACTGTAATCACAAAGGGGTTTTAAAAAGTTATGAATCAGTAAAGGATCAGTAAATCAGTTAAGAATCAGTAAAATTATGGCACATTTTATGTGTGATTGATGTGAAACTCTGTACATGAATTGCTCCAAAGCAGGTTATGAGATCAGcctaagttaccatggtgatcTAACCTGATTAAGAGAACCACTTTTGTGGTCCTTAAGCCTATTTACATGACAgtagagaaaaaaatatattgtgTTACTCATACCAAAACAGggcttttaaaatgcattaaaaagcaTGTCAGTTTGAAAGAAATTGTGCAAAATCGAGCTTCTCAAAACTTGACTAACACACCAGGATAATGAGGTTGGGCGTTAAATCACTCCTGCATATACGCTCAACTAAACTCAAATGGACATAGGTTTTCTGTACATGTTCCAAAGTTCCATCTagttgcatctttttgtaaagtGTAAGTGTAAATCAGTCCAGACTCATTCCCAAAAAGACTGGTCTCAgtcacacatttttctgttcCTTTAGTCAGACGGTTTATTGGGGCTCAGCATACCTCACTAAGCTATGAATCCTGCTTCTTAGTACACCCCTGTGGGGTCAGTTTACTCTTGATGTGATAAATTTAATGAGGgagatgtttttattgttaaatgtaaagCATTGCAAACACAAATCTACTCAGATTATAAATCTGTTCTGTGTGTGCAGATTGAGCTGATGTCGAAGAGCAGAGAGTTCAGTGACATTCAGTTGAGAGTGAATGAGAAGAGAACCTTGAACACTTTGAACAGGGATAAGAATAGAACCACCATCAGGTGAGACATTTATAGGATCAGCAACTGTGCATACATCATCAGTGGACATACACTAATTTAGATTTGCCTGTATTTTTCCAGAATTCCCCTCAGTGGAAAGATCAAAACCAGTGAAATGAAAGTGAACTGGTAGGTTTAGTTATAAAGCACGTTGCTTGTGaatcgttgtttttttttttggactctCTGTTGCACATGAAAACATGTTTGTTCTCTCACAGTTTGATTCAGGCTCATTTGGGCTCAATCGCAATTCAAGATTTTGGACTTACACAGGACACAGCAAAGATCTTCAGGATTGGGATGCGCATCAGCAAATGTATGTGTGTCAGATATATCAAAAGGGAAAGAATGTTCCTTGACTACACTGTTTTAAACTTTAGattgtgttttgatcccaaaaggcCTGTCGGAGTTTCTGATTCAGCGTTCCAAGACTGGTTTTTTTGCTGTGCTCAACTCTCTGATGCTGGCTAAGTGCTTTAAAGCTAAGCTTTGGGACAACTCACCTTATGTTTCCAAACAGTTGGAGAAGATAGGTGTGCGCATTACTGATATTTTGCTATATACTGTACATAGCTTCATATCTGACTACATTACAAAAACAGAATTTTAGTCATTCTTGTCAATTTTTGGTTAATGCTCTTCATTCTACATTAAGTAAgcaataaatataatatattttttttctgtcagatgCAAAACGGAGTTTGTATCATTTCCTGTTAACACACTGTGTGTTTTTAGGCCACACTCTGTCATCTGCGatggtgaatgctggactcaaTACTTTCAGCAAAATAGAGCAAACCAATGCCAGAGAGCTGGAGCTGGTCAGTGTGTTTTATACTCTAAAGGAAGGCTAATTCTAATGATCAAAGCACTGTATTTAAAGATTCAGTGGGTTGTTCTGTGGTAATGTCTACATTTTACCCTGATGTTATTGTATTCAGGACTGATAATAGACATAACCCTAACCTCTTTGTGTCATTTTGGTTGTGCAATGTCTTTTGATTCAACCTTTTAACCGCTCAGGAGGAAGTTTCACCATCTTACATGTTTGCTTGTAGTTATTTTTACCTCCGCTCTATGGCACGGCTTCCCGGACATCGTGCAAGACTGTTGTACATAATTTTTTAATGGTTACAAATCAGAAAGTTAATGTTAAGCTCTTTCCTGAACGTTTTGCATATGGTGTGATCTGTCCAACCTGCAGAAACAGATGACAAAATCCAGAATCATTCAAAGCAGCTGGATGTAACTTTGGCAAACTTTGTGTCCTTATGCAGATAGTCAACAGACATCCACCGTTTGGAAACCTAATCAGGGAATCTGTTATGCATTTTCCAAAGTATGAAGTTAGTCTACAGCAGGTAAATGTCACTGCAAACATTTATTTATCAAATAGATAAATCAATTTGTATTTGTCATACTTttgtttacttatttatttatttatgtaggcTTCATGTTCTAATCTAATAATTCATGTGACATTTAATTTattctcttaaagggatagttcgcctattttgacatgaagctgtatgacatcccatactagcaatatcatttatgaacattgacttaccctctgctgcgtactgtgagccgagttccagcttcGTTTTGGCGTTAAataaagtagtccggctaggtctgaatttttttctatagaacgattttgtgatgcaaatgtattactcttttgaacgcatatttttttgagaagcaaaacgctttattttttaaaccccagccaactagccggactacttttgtcaacgccaaaactcggctggaactcggctcacaggacgcagcagggggtaagtcaatgttcataaatgatattgctagtatgggatgtcatacagctttgatgatgatgatggatttTATTTATAATGCACTTTACATTCTTCCGAACCTCAAAGTCCTACAgaatatgaaaaacaaaaaaaacaaaaaagcaagaaaacaaaTATCAACTAAGGAAATAGAAatcaagaaattattaaaacgtGAGGACATGTAAAACCAAAGCAATCATGGAAAGACTTtactaaaaaggtaggtcttaAGTCCTCTTTTAGCTTTGTGTCAAAAGAGGataactatccctttaaactaaaaaaaatcaaacagagGGACAAGATTAAAATTACGATATTTCAggcatgaagaaaaaaaagtccaaaaaaCATATATTCCTGCATTGGTGAAGAGAACCAATGACCCCTTTTCTGCAAGGGAACAAAGAACTTGAATAACAGCCTTCCTGCTGAATCCTCTTAACGGTGTAGAACTTTTTGTTTCCCCCCAATATCCCAGTTTCATCATTAGTGGTCTTGATTCTGCTAAATGTATCCTTAAAAACCTGGAAACTGTATCGTGGTTTTTAAGGGAGTACTATAATGTGAGCCCActgaagaaatgtttttttgtcataCTTTCTAGATGATATATGTCtgaatgaaacagaaaaatggaAAATGCTTTCCTCAGATAGATTTTTTAAACAGATTCATTCCACATCTGTAGTGAACTGTATGCACTGTTACTTCTATTCATCTTTTTTACTGCTACTGTTGTATTTTGTAGCTTCCAAGGTACAGCAGTACCACTGCAGAGATTGTGGTTAAGGTGAACCTAAAAAACCAAGCACAGTTACTGTCCAGGAGAACAGCTCCAGACCATCACTATGTCTCCCTGATCATCGGCAACTCGGACAACGCTGTGGTCTTTCAACAGAAAGTcacgtgagaaaaaaaaattgtcccaTTCCCCCAAGTTGTTTTCAGTTACTTAGTGTTATTTTACCGACTCTCTTGTTTTCTATAATACAGTCTCCCAAACAGGACTAAATGTTGGGTAGACAGAATCTAGTTTGAGAACATGGTCTGTTTTATATCAGCAGGCATGTTTGTTTTCCAGGGATTTGTTGCTGCTGAAGTGTGGAAGCTGGTCGAAGAAGATAGATGTGGCCAAGGCTTCAAATGGAGATGAGATCAGTGTCTATCTCATCAGCTCAGAATACGGTGAACCATGAAAATCCCTAACATTGTAGCATAGAAATCTCATTCCAAGcattcaaattttttttgtatatcATAGAGCAACAGATGTTGTGTTGCTCAGGGTAAAATTGTCAATTAACTAGTAGAAGTGAAAATTCACTGTTGTGCAATGCTGTGCTAGCTCTCATGTATcaagtttttaaaatgtttaatatcTTGCTTTGAAACATGTGCATAACTGAGAAACAAGGTATGGTCTGTCAAACTAAATATCTTTTAAAAAGTACGGGAATATATTtccataaaacaaaataatataataagttTAAGATAAAAGCTCCTTTTAGTTTGACTTTTTTTGCAGTTCTGCTGTGTTTAAAGATACAATCTGagcactgtgtaaaatgtaaatgaaaacagaatgaaatgatttgcaaatatcaaaaaacaatattttaatgtttaaagtgagacattttattgttaaatgaaaatatcaacttatcttgaatttgatggtacTCTGGCTTCTTCCCACCGTCcagaaaacatgcatgtcagttAGTTGGTGACTAAATTGTCCCTTGGAGTGagcgtgagtgtgcatggttgtgtgtctcctttgtctgtggccttgtgatggatgaccctgcctctcacccaatgacagctggttATAGGCTCCATTAGACattttttgtacattctgttgtgaataaaatactGGTTTATGACATTTGCGAATCATTGCATATattttacacagcgtcccaCTTTGGAGTTTTGATATATCATTGAATTTGGAGATGTTATACTGCACATTTTGGCCTTTTCCTTCTCTGCAGTGGGCCTGGACATCCAACAGAAGTTCGTTGTGTACTTTTCTGCAGCTAGGAAGTTTGGGACTGAAAATTCATCCAACATGAGAGACTTTTGTACTGGACAGAGACCACAGCACTCGGCTCTGAACCCACTGTCAGCAACACAGGCTTCAACTCAGAGAGAATATGCCTCATCTCTTAAAGACCAAGGCAATATTTTGTTGCTTACTACTGCTGATTTTGTTGATGCCACAATATGAAATCTTTAGATCGATGTAGTTTTTCTTAAGTGCCGATACATAACTTTTTTTCTCTGCCTAAAATCAGATTTGGGCAATATAAGAGAGTGCAATCATTTCTGCAAGAATAAGAACCTTTGTGCCCATGACTGTTGTGAGTATATTCTTCACTGTGTGTCACTTTGGGAAGTTTAAGTATCTAGCTCTGTAGTAGTTATcaaatttgtcttttttccttcagttaattGGAATACTTACATGTGTATGCCCCCTCTGCAGGTAAAGTGGGTGTAACTGTTGGAAGGAAGCGGTCAGCAGACCAAAAATCCACTTTCTCCTCCTATTTGAAAGACTTGAGAAACAGGCGTGACACACTTGTACAGACCCCTGTCAAACGACTCAAGGTGAGCGAGAAAATAGAAATTGTATTTGCATCTTATATTTTTCAGTTTACATCTTGTTCTCTTAGCATTCTAGACTCAGCATTTATTGATTTACGTCCAATATATTGTGTTGCGAAGTGTACTTATGGCAGATTTTTCTACAACTTTAAATCCGCAAAGGCTGATGAGTCACTGAAAAGTCACCAActgtaaaaaattaaatcaaatcaaatatcaCAGATACAAGAGTTTGTTTGCAGAGTTTGTTATGTATAATTATTATGTAGAATTGTACAAGCTTATCTGTGAATTGTTGTGTATTTCTCCTATTGCTAGTGCACAAAATGTGAGTGGCAAATATCATAACCAAGAAACGTACCTGCTTCACAAAGAGTCCATCTTTACTGAGCTGAATGAGtgtgtttgatgttgttttcattCCATAGATGAAGATGAGTGAGGAGTCTTTGCCCGTCAGCATGCAGGAGTTTGCTTACAAACCCAAATCAATGCTTCCTCCTGTTTCCTGGTAACTGCGTTTTCATGTTGAAATGTTGACTTTTTAGAAATAGCAGAGACTAGAATATTTTCATTTGCCACTTTCAAAtttcgttttctttttttttaaggtgtgGAAAAACTTCAGATAATGACTTGACAGCTGATGACTGTGCTCAACTTCCAGACATAGTTTGCCTGAATGACTTTGACAGTGGTAAAGTAGTGGAATGATATGACATGTTATTACATAACATGTAACAGTCACATTATCTTAGTCTATTTAATCTTTGTCATTATTTTTAGATCTTCCCACTGTCTCTTTTCCAGATTTGGATGTCTATGTGGAAGATGTCCCCAAGATGATGGCAGAGTCTACCCAAATCCCTGCTGTACCACCTGCACATCATCAAAGTATTATCATTCAGCTTCTGTCAAACTTGATAACACTGCCTGGCCGAAAAAGTCACACACGCTATTATGTTGAACCTCCTTTAGTTTTGATTAAGGCACCCACTCGCCGTGGCATTATTTCAGTAAGCTTATACAtcaatccatctatccattttctatacccgctgaatccgtcggtcgggtcgcgggggggctggagcctatcccagcggtcaatgggcgagaggcagggtacaccctggataggCCGCCAGTCTAAGCTTATACAATGTAACATAATTTATTTCCGTTAAATAACTTTCTGTCAGCTGAACAATATTAATCCCTACAATACATTTCCAGTGGGGGCCTCGTATCTGTTTGCCTAgtttaaaaatcattttatttatgccAGACAATGTATATATTATTTCAGGCGTCAGAAAATAAATTGAtctaacaacaaaaacatttgccATGAAATGCCAACTATTGCGATGCTGTTGCAATGATTAAAAACGTATCCTATTTCCACAAGTGCTGTGGACtgtttaaaatatattttccaTGAATAGAATGCAAAAGGGAAAAAGTTGacagttttattattttttcttttttcttttttaatgtacaAAGCATAGCATTTGATTTTGTTCATCCTTTTTCAAATTTTGTATCCAGGTTCCACAGTGTGGGTGATCCCAGAAACAAGTGGAGCTCGCCGTAATTCTACAGAGAATCTGAGCCAGAGTGATACAAGAAACTCTGCTAAGTTCATGGGTTCCACTGCAACGTCAAAGCAGGGAACTGTCTGCGAAAATGCTTCATTTCCCCAAATTCCAACTGTCAGCTTTGATCTTGGaaatgaatgggatgaatgggATGACTGGGATGACTGGGGTGACTTTGTTGACGAGAACTTGCTGCATGCGAGCAAGATCTCATTAGCCCCAGGTGGAACTAATGCTGAACCTCAGTGTGTTGAGTACAACATGTCAGGTGCAGTGAACTTTGAGAatcttaaatgaaaaaaaggaggaaaatctGTTTATTCATTGTCACCTTTTTACATGTCTCAGAATCATTAAGACCTTATTCCAAAACATGCACACTGTTATTTTAAGTATCTGCATGATGTACTATTATTTTGGAATGTATCTGCACCATTCAATTAGTTATGACATGCATACATCTCTTTTTTGTGCAGCCCATGCCACTTCATCTGCACCAGTATTCATCAGTTGCTCACAAGCTAAACCCTGTGTAACCACTGTTACTACACCACTTAGGTGAGGCAAGAATTGCATGACATTTCACCCCCAGTTGAAGTTTCAACATTAAAAAGTAAATGTTAAAAGTAAGAGCAATAACAGTATTTTTCTTAGTTGACAACATCTGTCATATTTTTGGGGTTTAGATCAGTTTCAGCTGCAAGTCCTGTAATCAGAAAACTTGGACCTTCTCCAGTCAGTCAGGCATTCACACCACAAAAGAGAGTCACACTCGACTGGAATAAAAAGGTGTGTGCTTGTGTAACTTacatactttttcttttttgatagGAAAGTGTCTCAATGCAGCTGCTCTTAAAAAGATTCATTTTAAAtgtgtcttgttgttgttgttgttggtatATGGCGTATTGTTGAACTACCTTGTATAGATGATgcgtgcttcttttttttttgtccagagACCAGATGTTTTCTGTGAAGGGAACATAGCAAAATCACCAGAAAACCTCTCAAAGCAGCCACATGGGGCACAGGTTACCAGAAGGTTGGATTTCTTCTACACAATGAGTGCTAGCCCAACTGGTGCCAACTCATCTCTCAACAGGAGGTACAGGAAAATGTGATTATTAGGCTAttatttttgctcatttcagCAGTTTCCCTAGTAAATGTGAACATTTTCCTATATACATCGCAATTTTACCAAAGTGTACTTTTAAATTATTAGTGAAaaccttttcccttttttcacaTATTGTATGTACACCACCAGCAACAAAGAGGAGGAAGCTTTCCTTGGCATATTTGATGGCATATTTTAGGATTACTGGCTTTCATCTGACATGAAAGTCACAAACGTTCTGTGTTCATGCTTGATTTATTCTTTCCTATAACCtgttttagtaaaaaaaaaaaaaaaagaagaagaagaaaccacaTTCAATACTAGAGCTATGTTTTGATTTCTTGTTATCATTTGTTCCAACTGCTACAAATATGattgtatttatgtatgtgcTTATTTATTAATAAAGTCGATGTTCATTGGATGATTCATTGCAGTCTTGGGGAGTAAGTAATGCTGAGATAGTTTCCAAGTATGTTGGATCAGAAAGTAAATCTGTTATTGGATACAATAACACTGAAGTACAGTAcagaatacaaaataaataaatgggttAAGCTTGTTTTATAGTTGATGCGTCGCTCACGGCGCGCAACGTCAAAATGATGTATTTCCGCCTGGCGCGtagtcgtgcaccagtcaaaaTTTGTAACTTGGCACATTAGTGTCTTTTCCAAAGCCTCTGGTTTatgtttaaatttaaaaaaatgtgaattgCTAGCAATTAAAGATTGTCCAGCAAATGTTATTTGCAATATCTCTGTTAAACAAGAAGTTACTTTAGGACTTTTAATCTCTAAAGACCAAAAGTTAAGAtgctcctctaatttcacaccaATTATACAGATAACCACAAATAAACTAAACCAGTGGCTGCTGAGGGACTTATCTCTAAAAGGTAGAGTATTAATTAATAAAGCTGAAGGATCATCCCGACTGACATATGCAGCTCTCCCCTTACATTTAGACAACAAAAttagtattagtattagtaAAGATATTGACCTTATGCTTCTTAATTTTGTATGGAAAAATCGTACACACTTAGAAAAACTGttattatgaataattatgaatcAGGTGGACTTAACTTTTTGGATTTCTCTACCCTAAATAACACATTCAAATTTAATTGGGCTAAACACTTTCTTAAGAATCCAACTTCTATCTAGAACCTTATACCTTGTCAGGTTTTCTTGTGCTTTGGTGGCTTTAACTTCATTTTAAACTGTAATTACAATGTTGAGAAACTTCCTGTAAAACTCTCATCTTTCCATAAGCAGGTGCTCTTAGCTTGGATGATCATTTATAAACATAACTTCTTACCTCACAAATACCTTATCTGGAACAACAgagatattttatttaaaaagaggtCACTCTTCCTTGAGACTTGGGTTCAAAATTGTATCCTACTGGTGGCTCAGCTGGCTAATAAGGAATATAATGAATTCTGCTCAATATATAATTTCTCAGTTAGTCTCCAGGAATTCTCCGTGGTAATTGATGCTATACCCTTGGGCACCTTAATGTTGTTTAAAAACACTAACTATACTCTGTCTATTCCACTCACTGTTCCTGATCCAGCCGAATCATCTGTGGGAAAAATCagttttttacaggagaatgggAAGAGCAATAAGAGAATACGCAGGTTGTTCCAAGAAAGTATCGTTTCTCATCCATTTATAAAATTTTATTGGAGCTTTTATATCCCGAATATCCACTGGAAAACTGTTTGTATGATCCCCCATAAATATTTAATTGTAAACAAGGTGAAGGAAATTGCCGCGGCGCCACTAAATAGCCGTCATCAACACCTTGCGCGAGCCATCACGGCAGTCACACGCTTGGTCACAATTCCTTATTATGGAATAATAGGGTTATAACTATCAGCAGGAAGTCTCTGTTTAAATCTGATTGGTATGATAACGATATAT
The sequence above is drawn from the Odontesthes bonariensis isolate fOdoBon6 chromosome 14, fOdoBon6.hap1, whole genome shotgun sequence genome and encodes:
- the hfm1 gene encoding putative ATP-dependent DNA helicase HFM1 codes for the protein MLEANDCTMSLGSLFFEKPIVHRVKPLHKEDSQWQLKAPPPLTHIPSTQYMQEEAESLSTLFDYAQKPRTLQPPLKGSDGLKVSFSNINSSYGFNNGETEIETQGGSRSSPSGCESLCGGEGFRDGGFQSSRGGDENLQDFGHTAISRHLCLDCNKSPPLRTSLFKIPALTSKGDLSTKDDRSSSQTTSGPQTFLSQVAMTTVPSSLQPPQATVGHTALPFPFNPPLSPPPLGSSVASGRPPQQAQGAEMKDKGTKRALVPPMTPQPFHIQGSSGSGVLRPVSEIPVKFRSIFSEFPYFNYVQSKALDDVLYTNKNFVACAPTGSGKTVLFELAIIRLLMETPEPWKDVKAVYMAPIKALCSQCFENWKKKFGPLGLNCKELTGDTEIDDFFEIHDSHIILTTPEKWDIMTRKWKDNCLLQLVRLFLIDEVHVVKDATRGATLEVVVSRMKAVQTYRTSQNPEAGLSMRFVAVSATIPNIYDIADWLSNESGPATFLNVDESHRPVKLRKVVLGFPCSPNQTEFKFDLSLNYKMANIIQTYSDQKPALVFCSTRKGAQQSAAVLAKDARFIMSIEHKQRLMKYANSVLDSKLRDLVMLGVGYHHAGVDLSDRKLIEEAFTLGDLPVLFTTRTLAMGVNLPAHLVVIKSTMQYVAGSCEEYSEADMLQMIGRAGRPQFDTSANAVIMTKFQTRDKYMKLMNGIEIIESSLHKHLVEHLNAEIVLQTISDVNMALDWIRSTFLYIRALKNPIHYGFSVNLDRCGIEAKLQELCLKNLNALSSIDLISMDEDINIKPTEAGRLMARYCVAFDTMKQFNEVAGTETLSDLIELMSKSREFSDIQLRVNEKRTLNTLNRDKNRTTIRIPLSGKIKTSEMKVNCLIQAHLGSIAIQDFGLTQDTAKIFRIGMRISKCLSEFLIQRSKTGFFAVLNSLMLAKCFKAKLWDNSPYVSKQLEKIGHTLSSAMVNAGLNTFSKIEQTNARELELIVNRHPPFGNLIRESVMHFPKYEVSLQQLPRYSSTTAEIVVKVNLKNQAQLLSRRTAPDHHYVSLIIGNSDNAVVFQQKVTDLLLLKCGSWSKKIDVAKASNGDEISVYLISSEYVGLDIQQKFVVYFSAARKFGTENSSNMRDFCTGQRPQHSALNPLSATQASTQREYASSLKDQDLGNIRECNHFCKNKNLCAHDCCKVGVTVGRKRSADQKSTFSSYLKDLRNRRDTLVQTPVKRLKMKMSEESLPVSMQEFAYKPKSMLPPVSWCGKTSDNDLTADDCAQLPDIVCLNDFDSDLDVYVEDVPKMMAESTQIPAVPPAHHQSIIIQLLSNLITLPGRKSHTRYYVEPPLVLIKAPTRRGIISVSLYINPSIHFLYPLNPSVGSRGGWSLSQRSMGERQGTPWIGRQSKLIQCNIIYFRSTVWVIPETSGARRNSTENLSQSDTRNSAKFMGSTATSKQGTVCENASFPQIPTVSFDLGNEWDEWDDWDDWGDFVDENLLHASKISLAPGGTNAEPQCVEYNMSGAEENLFIHCHLFTCLRIIKTLFQNMHTVILSICMMYYYFGMYLHHSISYDMHTSLFCAAHATSSAPVFISCSQAKPCVTTVTTPLRSVSAASPVIRKLGPSPVSQAFTPQKRVTLDWNKKRPDVFCEGNIAKSPENLSKQPHGAQVTRRLDFFYTMSASPTGANSSLNRSNKEEEAFLGIFDDGVISCLHRGNQYRWMHDQI